A region of the Desulfosoma caldarium genome:
GGGCCAACCGGTGTTCATTCATGCGGACAAGGGGTACGGAACTCAGGAAACGCTGGCCATTTACCACGCCATTGCAGAAAAACTGAAAGAAATCATCTGTTCTCGCCGGCCAGCTCCATCTGGAGAACTTCATAGCTCTGAGGAGCCCACGGAGCGGGCCCCATGCTGACAGTGGTGTTTCACAAAGCCTACCTGACCCCCTATTCCACCGGGGCCGTGGAAACGCCCGCTCGAGTGCGTTCCATCATGGGAAAGCTGCAAGGATGCTACGAGGTGGTGGCGCCGCGCGCCGCTTCCAAGGACGATCTTTTGCGGGCGCACACGCCGGACCATCTGACTCAGGTCCAGCTGGAAGGGAAGGCCGTGTGGGAAACGGCCGTCCTGGCTGCGGGAGGTGCCATCTGCGCGGCGCGGCTCACCGCCCAAACACAACAGCCCGTCTTTGCCGCCGTGAGGCCGCCCGGGCATCATGCAGGCCGAAATCGCTACGGCGGTTTTTGTTTTTTTAACAACATGGCCGTCTCCCTTTTGGCCCTGCTTCACGACGGCACTGTGAAGCGAGCGGCTGTGATCGATTTCGATATGCATCGAGGGGACGGCACCGCGGAAATTTTTCAGGAAGATGCTCGGTGCCTTTTCCTTGACGTCTCATCGGCCGAAAAAGAACATTTTGTCGAGACCATCGCCTACTTTCTGGACGCCTTGCCCTCGGTGGACATCATCGGCGTCTCCGCAGGCTTTGACATGCACCTCAAAGACTGGGGTGGATGCCTGTGCAACCGCGATTATCATTATATCGGCCGATTAGTGGGAGAGACGGCACGCCGGAAAGCCTCCGGGCGAGTTTTTGCCGTGCTGGAAGGAGGCTACTTGCCCCATGAATTGGGCAAAGCCGTGTATGCCTTTTGTCGAGGCTTGGAAGGCAAAGAGTTAAGCGATGTGATACCCTCAGCGAGGCCATGAGAGCAGCCCATCGAGAACTGGAAAAGCTCAAGCGCGAGCTGAGCGGCCCTCCGTCAGATTTCACTGGCGCATTTCTCAAAACCCAGAATCTACGCCGTCTCATTCACCAGTCTCCGGCCGTGGTGGATGAGGGCACGGTGCGCCTTCTAGGGAAAATTCTCACCCATCCACCGTACCAGGCCCAAAAGCAGGCTTACTTTTTTAGTCGGGAAACGGCCTTGGGACTTCGGGACCTTCTGGAAACCTCCCCACACCCGAACGTGGTGCATCAGGCACGAAGGCTTCTGGAGCGGCTGTGCCTGGAACCCCACGGAGCCTGTCAGCGCGCAGCGTGCGAAGCTCTGGGGGCGCTGCCCGTGCCCATGGGGTCTCCACCCCCTTCCTTCCACGTCGACCCGTGGTGTGTGCCCGTCCTTTCCTGGCAGCACGTCTTAAGTTCGTCGCAAATCTCAGAGCCAGAAGGCTATTGGAAAAGATGCGGTCGAAGCTTTTGGAAACCAAGCTCAAAAACAGGACGTCTTGTCGTCTTTAAAACCGCCAAGGACCCGGAAAGCGCTGAAGCCCTGTTTCGAGAAATCCAATGGATGCGTTTTCTCAACGAAAACCCGCTCCTGTGCCCCGAGGACACGGCCCAACTTCCCGCACCCTTAACACCAAATGGCCCCTGGCTATGTCGCGTGGAATCCTTTCCAAAGGCCTGCTCGCCCTTAGACCATGGGCATCGAGACAAACTTTGGGCCATTGTCTTTACAGCACCCTTAAATTACTTCGACTACCCCAACCAGCCAAAGGAAGGCCGCATGTTGCCCAAAGCGGCGTTCCTTGCCGCCATGGTGCGCAGTGCCCGCGAGCTGGCACGCCTGGCGACTCAAGGGATCCTGCACACGGCGCCCATTCCTCTGTTCCATAACCGTGTGCAAGCGCATCGCCGAGAAGACGCTGGCTTGTACCGGTGGCCTCGAGCCGGTAGGCTCGATCGGTGGCTGGCTTCGTGCGATTATCCCAATTTTGGAGCCTCGGGCGTGCGGGATTTGGAACATTTGGAACCGGCGGGGGCCAACGGCGTGCCCATATACGAACAAATCGGCGCTCATTTGCTCAGTCTCTTTTTGGTCTGCGGGAGTTATTTTCGGAATCGAGATCGGCGGCTTCGAGGCCTTCAGGCAGACGGAACACCTGTGGACGTGCGAAATTGGTTTGACAAGGCTTTTTTCATCAAACTCATGGAATCGATCTTTCGCGCCTACTATGAGGCTTTTGCCGGTCAGGAGGCCCCGATGACC
Encoded here:
- a CDS encoding histone deacetylase family protein, encoding MLTVVFHKAYLTPYSTGAVETPARVRSIMGKLQGCYEVVAPRAASKDDLLRAHTPDHLTQVQLEGKAVWETAVLAAGGAICAARLTAQTQQPVFAAVRPPGHHAGRNRYGGFCFFNNMAVSLLALLHDGTVKRAAVIDFDMHRGDGTAEIFQEDARCLFLDVSSAEKEHFVETIAYFLDALPSVDIIGVSAGFDMHLKDWGGCLCNRDYHYIGRLVGETARRKASGRVFAVLEGGYLPHELGKAVYAFCRGLEGKELSDVIPSARP
- a CDS encoding SidJ-related pseudokinase, which produces MRAAHRELEKLKRELSGPPSDFTGAFLKTQNLRRLIHQSPAVVDEGTVRLLGKILTHPPYQAQKQAYFFSRETALGLRDLLETSPHPNVVHQARRLLERLCLEPHGACQRAACEALGALPVPMGSPPPSFHVDPWCVPVLSWQHVLSSSQISEPEGYWKRCGRSFWKPSSKTGRLVVFKTAKDPESAEALFREIQWMRFLNENPLLCPEDTAQLPAPLTPNGPWLCRVESFPKACSPLDHGHRDKLWAIVFTAPLNYFDYPNQPKEGRMLPKAAFLAAMVRSARELARLATQGILHTAPIPLFHNRVQAHRREDAGLYRWPRAGRLDRWLASCDYPNFGASGVRDLEHLEPAGANGVPIYEQIGAHLLSLFLVCGSYFRNRDRRLRGLQADGTPVDVRNWFDKAFFIKLMESIFRAYYEAFAGQEAPMTIPGQVERLVERMIEEMGVDRHMEEILRVADQNSMTDEEFWTFLEERGYSRIEARRLVRGKDDVVLLTGPHLGAFNDRISLPELIQFVGAAAALCISGRYFCERQGPRNLASRPS